Below is a window of Malus domestica chromosome 13, GDT2T_hap1 DNA.
CATCCCGTGggacacaaatttttttttttttggacaacaataccccttttatttttcattaattacattGTCTACCTCCCTTCTCTCCCGTAACCTCCCTCTGTTCTACCACAAACCCAGTAACCCAATCCCTTCTTTCCCGTAACCTCCCTCTTCATCCACCACAAACCCAGTAACCCAATCCCAGCAAACccatccgacgacgacgacgtcACCACCGTCACCAGCAAACCCCTCTTCTTCTCCGGCGTCGTCACCACCGTCACCAGCAAACCCTCTTCTTCTCCGGCGCCGTCACCATGGAGCCGTCACCAGCAACCCCTCTTCTTCTCCGGCGCCGTCACCATAGCCAGGCCGATGACGACGACGACGCTGCACGGAGGATGATGACGACGCTGCAGGGAAGACGATGACGACGCTGCAggccgacgacgacgacgacgctgCACGGAGGATGATGACGACGCTGCAGGGAAGACGATGACGACGCTGCAGGGAGGACGATGACGAAGCTGCAGAAATTGATTGAaatgaattttgggatttttctgtgtttgattttgggatttttctgttttttttcttcttgtaatTGTTTGCTGGTGACGAGATCTGAAATTGATTGGAGGGTTTGCTGGTGACGAGATTTGAAACTGgattggttgccgagaaaacgaaggaaaacgaAAACTGGGGTCTGATTGTTTGAGTTCATACTCGCACTCAGCAATTGTACAAACAAGGCTAAGTTAGTCATTTAACACGAAATCCAAACCATTCCGTCCTACGCGTACCAAACATAACACGAACCTCCgtttcgttccgtcccgtcccgtcccgtcccgtcccatcccgtcccgtcccgtcccgtcccgttccgtctgcgtaccaaacgcacccttagatATTTCAATCATTTATTCTTAGTACAAGTTATAATGTTTTTAGGATTTTTCATGTAGTtcacattaaaattttattctGTAAATTGTCAAGTAAAATATGACCATATATTTAAAtgagaagaaaggaaaaaaaaaaaaaaaaccgaccaTAGTACTTATATGCTAAAAACTGCAACAGAGGAAAAGGGGACAATCTCCACTTCACGTGATCCAGAACCTAAAGAATCAACACATTTGGAGTTAAATCATCATGAAATGGCTACAGTTCATGCTGATGACCAAACTGTAGAAGATGGCAGTGGACCTTTAGAAGTAGGAAGCGAAGACTCCCTAGGATCAAATCCTAATTTCTAGGTGAATGACCACCTCTCGGACGGTGAGGCGTTGGAAATTATGGTTGAAAGTGTTGATTCTAACACTGATCCAATTagggagaagcaaatggatgaCTTATTACTGGAGCAGAAGGCATCCCAAGAACAATTCGAGTCCCCGAAGAGAAGTCTGAAACTAGAGATGGAGGTAAAGTTGAATGTGGAGAGTAGCCAGGAATAAATTTACCACTACGAACAATCCCAGAAATGATAGACATGCACATTCGATGAAGGTAGATTGGCTGAgcttaaaaaataaacttatttcgAGCTTTCCAAATAGCCGAAATAGTCGACCCCCAAAGTCCAGAGATTATGCAATTGTTGGGAAAAGGGCTTACGCACATAGATATTCCAAAAATCAACTGAAGAATCTGAAAGAGGCAAAGAAGTACCAAATTGACATGTTAACCACCTCCAAAACAACCTAGATATAGGACAGCTGAAGAAAAGATGAGCAATAGATTTCTCATAATTATGACATAAATAACACATAGATGCCAAAGATATACCACGTCGTTTTAGAGCCCCTTCGGTTGGAAGTTATCATGAAAAAGTTGTCAAGCCAAAATAGACAGCCGAGGTGGGACAAAATGTCGCCAAATAACCTTAGCCCAAACACAATCACTATTCTTTCGTTAATAGAGATGAGACCTAATTGTATTGGCGAGTCTTATCTCTATTAGAATGTAAAGTAATTATGACTTTACTACCGTGAAATATTGTGGTTTTCAAACTTTCATACATCAGATTTTTTTTATCCCAATCTCATGCCTAAAGTTACGTTTTTTTCTCCTAGATTCATACTTCCGTTTTGTTGATCGTAAGTAACTCTGTTAAAGTGTGATGTGTCTCCCATGTGAACGCTAACTTTCATACACATGTCAATGTGGCTTCACGTggacaatttaaaaaaaaaagatttgtcaaaataaaaattaaaaagtactTATGTTTTCCCTTCGTCTTCCTCCCAGAGGGAAGAAATTCGATCCAATTCTCGAATCTCAACCTTCCGAACCCAACCCGATCAAAGTTGCTGCGATGGTTCGACCGCCCCGTCTGAGCCCACCGAACCCTCAACTGATCCAGCGGTTCCTGAGCTCCGTCCTCTCCGAACGCGACCCTCCTCCCTGCGTGTACGTCAACCTCACGCGCGACATGGTCATTACTTGAAGGGAAACTGGAATAATCTTCCAAGCATTACTTTTCTCTCCCCCTATCTATATTATGTTTATTCTTGTAGTGTTGACTGTAATAGTACAGAAGCAAATTAAGCACAACGGAGAACGAAATTATTTGAAGGGAAACTGGAAATTAAACtgataaaaaaaagttacaatTCAAACTGTAACAATATAGAAGTGAACGCAAGCACAATTGGCGTGTAACCTACAATTGAGAAAATTAAGCAACAAAAAATTGATTGGAAAACTGCCATTCGAAAGCGCTGCGTGAACAAGGCCAATGCTTCAAGCATGTCCCTTCTCCTTAGGGTTATCTTCACAGTCATCCACATATCTCTTCCAAAACCAATGCTCCCTCCATACTACCTCTACCATTTCTTCAATAGGGACACCTTTAGTCTCCGGAAGTAAAAAGAACACGAAGACTGTCATGAGAAAGACCCACGCTGCGAAGAATAAGAAAATCGCAAACTTCATGTGACAAAGCATTGAGAGGAAGGCCTGTGCTATAACAAATGTGAACaacatgtttacacacacagtCACACTCTGCCCGGCCGATCGAGCCTCTAGCGGGAATATCTCACTGGCAACCAACCAGCAAAGAGGCCCCCATGACCATCCAAAGGAACCCACAAAAGAGCAGATTACAACAACCACAAGAATTCCCAAGCCGTGATCGAGGTCGTTGGATTGATCCTTAAGTTTCATCCCAAGAATGATCGCAATAACCACGTGAGAGAGGAACATTTGGATGCCACCTTCAATCAAGAGCACACGGCGACCAGCTCTGTCGACAAAGAAGATTGAAATAATGGCTCCGAGGACCATGATAACACCTGTTATAACCGATGAGTAAAGGGAAGCATCGTTCTTAAATCCCAAGGTCTGGAACAAAACTGGGGCGTAAAAATTGATTGAGTTAATGCCTGTGAATTGCTGGAAGAACTGCAGAAAACATTACCACATATAGAATTCAGACACAACCAAAATTCGAGAAAATTTTCTTCTGACAAATTAATTATGTTGTCAAGTTGTCAATTATAACACGCAATATATTATGCTATGAAAACCTTGGCCATTAAAAGTAGGGATATATAGATTGTTGTCCTTGAATATTGGTTTTATGTGAAAAATTCTAGTGTTagtttggattttcattttagtCCATTATGTAAGgtccattaattttttttccctggTTGACAATATAGTATTCGATTAAAGTACTCAGTATGATTTTACATTAACCAAGGCAATTAAATACTTAATGACCTGCAAGAAAATTGTAATGACCAGTTGAGGTCTGTTTTTACGGTTGAGGAGATTTCTGAAGGGATGCTTCACTTCTTTAGCAGCGCGACTTGCCTCGAGAATCTCAAGGAATTCTGGATCGACATTCTCAATACCCCGGATCCTTTTCAGAACTTTTTTTCCTTGCTCCAACTTCCCTCGTTGGATCAAACTGTTTGGAGTGTCTGTTACAATGATAGCCCCCAATGTTAGCAAGAGTGATGGAATGCCAGCCAAACCCAGCGATACCCTCCATCCATATCCCCCTTTAATCCTGCATGTGGTAGCACAAACATTGTAGTTGGGAACTTGGAGAGAAACCGAAATACAAAATTGTAGTTGGGAACTTCAAGAGAAATCGAAATACAAAAAATTTGGTTAGGAACTTGGGATTCCTATTAGGCCCCACCCTCAGATACATATCGATTCAAATTAAATTCTTCGGTGTGACTATAATACTGGTAATTCACCACTGTTATATCCCATGTACATTAATTAATATCAGACAATAGAGTATAAATCGTTTTCTACCTTCATGAACTAGTAATACCACATGACGGTGATACAATTACAAACAAAAGTTTCTTGGGGAGATAGGCTGGCTTACTTGGCAGTTCCATAATTGATAAGTTGTGCTACAAGAATGCCAATGGTGACCATGAGCTGGAAGAGCAAGTTAAGTGCTCCACGAATTCTTGTGGGTGCAATCTCCGAAAGGAAAAGTGGTACGGCCTGTTATGGTTGAAGAAAATCGCAACATGATCAAATTATTTATCCATGAGTTAACCAATCATTAATTAGTATTCACCTGGTTAAGTAATTATGTATTTACCTGGTTAGCAAAACCAACTCCGCAACCAAGTAAGAGCCTCCCAATAATGAGCATGATAAGGTTCTTAGCTGCAGCATTAAAAATAGTTCCGGCTATGAAGAAAAACCCGGCCATCAACATGGTCATCCTTCTGCCTAGAACTCTGGTTGTATACGACGCGAAGAAGGTTGCTGTCAATGCAGCAAGGTACAATGAAGACGTGAACAATTGCAGACCTTGATTGTCATATTTACAATAATTACTCTCAAGTCCTGGAATTTGCTGCTTCCTATATACAACCGGGAAGAATTCCTTTAGGAAGTCGGGCATTGATGTAACACCACCTGCATCGATTGGTAcatcaaatttaaaattaatatgtacaacaaatttaatttttgattcatgaaacaaaacaaaattttgtgcaTAAATACATGACATGTTGTAGGTTTTATACGAGTACCTGAAATGCCAATATCATAACCAAACATTAGGCCTCCGCTAGCGGCCAATATGCAAGAAATGACCACGATAGGCGTGACCTTTCCTTCAAAATCTTCTCCGCCTGTCGGCCCGCCGAATCCCCCCGCCATGATTCCTACcctgtttttcttcttcttatgctTTGGTTAGTTATACCTGATTAATTCTTGAACCTAATTATGTTACAAGACGATGCGGCCAACCGGAGTAGAGAGAAAGGACAGAGTAGCTCGGTGAAAATGCATATGTGTGCGTGCGTGAGGGGTTTATATATTAGACGACATCAAGGTAACAGATCGAGATTGAAAGACGTAGAAAATGGATGAATTAGTAAGTGCCATGGTCAACAGCTTTTCCTATGGCGCGACCTGCGGTTTCTGTTCATCCTTGTTGCTTGGTTAGTCATGAAGGGTACGAGAAGTTAGTTGCACCACAGTTGATTAAGTCGTTTAGAGTTATGTTAGAAGCACCACGTTTTCCAACCATATTCTTTAGCGAGCTCAACACATCATGTGGCCTTCAATTTATCAAATAACAGCTTGTCATATAATAATCAAATTAATATATAGAGAGTACATAAATTTCCACGACAAGGGTTACATTGTGCATTTGTACTAGTCAGAAAATCGCATCTGATTCCTGGTTAATtatactaattaattgaatatgCAACGAtaaatacaagtataattttaaAAGAGTATTGATAGGGGATCACATTCTTGTAGCAAGTAATGCCACTAGTTATCTCTTGGATTATGTTATTTTTAGGTTGGCTCGGCCTGTAGTATTTGAACCTATCGTATTATTTCGTTTTAGTCTCTAGTTACACAGTTGGGGACTAAAGATTGGTCCTAAATTCAataatcaatattttaattatttttataaacaaacgatattatttacaattataaaaacgatattatctatactaaaggaGTCAAAGAGTGGGCTAAGCCTTATAATGATTTAGCaacaatgtggttcaaatttgtctttaactaaaattaaatctaacacctctcacttacaaatgaaaatgaataccaCTATTTTTAAGTTAACATTTAAACGGATATCAACATAGAAATTTTGGCCGAAGTGTATAGCACGCACTGAAGGCTGCATTTAATACTTTTTTGTTGGGAAACAAAatatggtttttatcacaagtagttcctgaaattgacttataccatcaagatggtccctaaaaataaaaatcaatcaatatagTCCCTAAATATGGGTATTGGAAATCAATGTGGTCTTTCTGTTAGAATTCAGTCAAAATTTCTGTTAGTATGTTGATTTGACACATGTAGACCCCACAAATATTGCCACATGGATAAGTTATTAAAAACTttataaaaattcaatttaaaatcatttaaaaCTAAGTTCAAAatgtttaaataaaaaattaaaagttgttggacaaaaacaattaaagctGTTACTTTCACGATGAGGATGACTCAATTCGTACAAGGACAGAGAGAGCTATGGGCAAAGGAGATCATATACAATGACCAAGTCGAGGACGTCATCCAAGCTTGTCCAAAAAATTCTTCGTTCTTAGGTTGTCTCGCTGTCTCAAAATTAGGATCGGGGGTTGCGATGGGGGACTGGTGGTTGTTACCTTGGTGTCGGTCGGAGGTTGGGTTGAACGGAAGCGGGTTGAGGTAGGTTGGTGCGATCACAGTGAGGAGGGAAGGGGTCGATGATTCAACGGTGAGGGGGAATGATTGACAACAACGATGTCAGGGTGAGATGCGGGTGGGGAAGATGGTGGCTTGTGGTGGGAAAGATGGCAAGAGAATTGGCAGATGATGAGGATTGAGAATTAAAGCTGCACCtaattgtttaatttaattagatgAGGCTTGAGGATTAAAGATGCAtctaatttttttgttgaatagcttttaatttttttaatttaatcatAATTTGAATTTAGTTTTAGtgataaattaatttttataaagtttttaataatttattcatGTGGCAATATTTAATAGACTTGTGGGTCCATATATGTGCCAAATCAACATACaaacataaattttgacggAATTCTAACGGGAGTACCATATTGATTTGCAACAATCATTCTCAagaactacattgattgattttcattttcaatCAAAACTGACATTGGAGAAGCATTTCCAAGCTTTCGTTTGAGGAGAAGCATTTCCAAGCTTTCGTTTGAGGAGAAACATTTCCAAGCTTTCCAAGCTTTTTCTATTTACCATTGAAGAACCCCAGTGGAGTTAATAGAAGGCAAAACTGACAATGGAGGAGAAGCATTTCCAAGCTTTCGTTTGAGGAGAGACACATGAAAGACTTGGTGGATTTTGGAGTCTGTAGGCCAAAGAAGTCGATATGTTACAAAACCAATGCACTGAGTTACCTGAAAAGATCCATAGAACTTGGATGCTAGATTGATTTTTGTTCTTGCAGCCACTGAGTGTTGGCGGTATGGATGAAGCTTAAGGTAAACCCAATCACCAATGTTAAATTCCCGCTCAGTTCTCTTGTTATCACATACTTGTCTCATTCTGTTCTGAGCAAGCTGCAGATTTGTTCTCAGAAGGCAGATCAATTTGTCCTTATCTTGGAAAGCAACATCCACTGACTGTACCACCGTGGAACAGGGCATATACATGTGAATTGTCAGTGGTTTAATGCCGTAAACAACCTGATAAGGAGACATTTGGACGGCAGATTGAAAGCTTGGATTATATCACTATTCGGAGGAGTAACATCGAAGGTAATGTTCCAAGGTGCGGTTGAGTACTTCTGTTTGGCCATTCATTTGAGGGTGGTAAGCTGAACTTGGGCAAAGTTTGCTACCTTGGAGTTTAAAAAACTCTTGCCAAAAGTTGCTGATTAAAATTAGGTCACGGTCAGAAACAGTCGACTTAGGCAATCCATGGAGGCGAAAAACTTCCTTGATGAAAGTATCAACTATGGAGGCAACTAAGTATGGGTGCTTAAGTGGGATAAAGTGGCCATACTTCGATAGGCGATCAACGACAATTAGGATCACGGTGTACCCGTTGGAGGGGGGAAGTCCTCCCACAAAAATCCGTAGCTATGTCCTGCCAGACGTCGGTGGGGATGGACAGGGGCTGCAGCAACCCAGGAGGATGTATATTCTCGATGTTTTGGCGCTGACATTCCATGCATTCAAccacaaattgttttgtttctttccgAATTTCGGGCCATAAAAATTTTCGGGAGAGTCTTTTAATATGTGGAGAGTATATTATTTTCCACGACAAGGGTTACATCGTGCATCTGTACTAGTCATAAACTTGCATCTGATTCATGgttaattaaactaattaattgaatatgCAACAATAAATACAAGTGTAATTTTAAAAGAGTATTGGTAGGGGATCACATTCTTGTAGCAAGTAATGCCAGTATTGTCTCTTGGATTATGTTATTTTTAGGTTGGCTCGGCCTATAGTATTTGAACCTATCGTAGTATTTCATTTTAGTCTCTGGTTACATAGTTAGGGACTGAAGATTGGTCCTAAATtcaataataaatattttaattatttgtataaacaaacgatattatttacaattataaaatgatattatttatactaaaagGGTCAAAGAGTAGGTTAAGTCTCATAATGatttagcaataatgtggttcaaattcgtttttagctAAAATCGAATCTAATACCTCTCACTTGcaaatgaaaatgaataccattatttttaaggaaaactaatgaaaatggcttgaaaactttgagttttaatgataaggacaaaataaagggtaaagtgaatagtaacagaaTTGACTTTtcagtgtaaaaatgtggtttttggttaaagtgaacagtaccgggtgcttttcgttaaagttccattttttttaagttaacaTTTAATACTTTTTTGTTGGTTGAAGTGTATAGCATACACTAAAGGCTACATTTAATACATTTTTGTTGGGAAACAAAATAGAGTTTTTATCACAAgtagtccttgaaattgacataTACCATCAAAATAGttcttgaaaataaaaatcaatcaatgtagtccttgaatATGGAtggtaaataaaaaattaaaagttgttGAACAAAAACAGTTAAAGCTACTACTTTCACGATGAGGAAGACTCAATTCGTGCAAGGACAGAGAGAGCCCCAGATGAGATCATATGCAATGACTAAGCCGAGGACATCATCGAAGCTTGTCTAAAAAATTCTTCGTTCTTAGGTTGTCTCGTTGTCTCAAAATTGGGATCGGGGGTTGCGATGAGGGCTGGTGGTTGTTGGCTTGGTGTCGGTCGGAGTTTTGGGTTGAAGGGAAACGGGTTGAGGTGGGTTGGTGCGGTCACGGTGAGGAGGGAAAAGGTCGACGATTCAACGGTGAGGGGAAAGGATTGACAACAACGATGTTAGGGGTGGGGTACGGGTGGGGAAGATGGTGGCTTGGGGTGGGAAAGATGGCAAGAGAATTGGTTGCTGATGAGGATTGAGAATTAAAGCTGCACCtaattgtttaatttaattaaatgagGCTTGAGGATTAACGATgcacctaatttttttttgttgaatagcttttaattttttaatttaatcatattttgaatttagttttagtgattttaaattaatttttataaagtttttaataatttattcctGTGGCAATATTTAATAGACTTGTGGGTCCATATATGTGCCAAATAAGCATACTAACATAAATTTTGACCAAATTCTAACGAAAGGATCACATTGATTTTGCAATAATCATTTTTAGGAActatattgattgatttttattttcaaggATCATCTTGATAATTTGCGTCAATTTCAAACATGTGAttaaaaaaacccaacaaaatatGTATTTTCATACTGTCAACTTTTGATGTCTTACATAGCAAGGTTTATTTGTCAAAAGTCAAAAGGAGTGTCGGGTTTTCTAAGTCAATCAGAAAGTAATGTAAACTTGTCTTTGCGAgctttagttttccttttagttGAACACTGACACAATGGCATGTTGTTTTGCTAAATTTTGTATTGCTTTTCTGCTACGTTTGTAATTGAGAAATTGCATTCTCGAGGGACGGAAGTGATAACAGTACCTATGAGTCTGTACTTTTCAAACAATAATACTATtcttatcatatttttatactatatttATATATCATCTTACGTGTTATTTGATGTGGACATATACATCATTTAAATTAAtcacaatttaatttaaattaaaaaccatttagtaaaccaataattaaaaaaaaaaattggaattaaATGGTTATTGTGATATATGAGGAATCTTTTGTTTCTTCTCCCGTTTCTTCTTCCAGTTCTTTCAcgccatattttttttcttcagccGCCTCGCTATTGATGGAAGCAGACGAAGTAATGGAGCTATACGATTCTTTCTGGTTTGAGCTCCAGATCTTCAAGAAACAACCAGTTTCATCGAAcccatcaaatttcaaagaacaCCCAAATCATGAAATCGAAGAAAACGCATCAAAACCAGAGTTTTAAAGGATTCCAACCAAGCACACCAGGTCCATGAGCGACGAGTTGAGCTCCAATATGAGCACTCTCTCGCTGGACTCTGTCCTCCACAGATCGAAGCTCTCCATAATTCTTTCCAGAAAAGAAGCCAAGGAAATCGAAAATTGGAAACCCGAAGCAGATATATTCAGAAGAAGAGCCACATAAGAAAGTTGaaaagaggaggagaagaaagaagaagagtgAGAGCAAGAGCTTGATGGACCTTCAGTTTGAAGAGCTAAAAGGGTTTATAGATCTTGGTTTTGTTTTCTTAGAGGAAGataaagattcaaacttggTTTCAATCATTCCTAGGCTGCAAAGATTGGGAAAGAAAGATGATAGCAGAGATTGAGAGTTTTGATGAGCCTGCAATTACAAGGCTGTACCTTTCTGAAGCTTGGGAAGACCACATCagattaatttaaatgaattttaaattattggtttattaaatgatttttaatttaaattaaattctgaTTAATTTAAATGACGTGACTGTACACATCAAATGCCACATaatatggtataaaaacatggtaagAATAACTTTACTGCTTTTAAAAACTTCATCACAAACCGTTGAACGTGGTTTCTTTGCAGTACTGGTATTATCCATAGGGGATTTGGATCCTTTCCAAGACAACTAGTCGGATCCTCTTGACCAATGTTCATGGACCGTTAGATTTTTatctaacggctacaattattgtaatttttagagagccccctgtttgtagccgttggataaaaattcaacGGTCCACGAACACTAATCAGGAGGATCCGACCAGttgcctcggagaggatccatATCCATCAACAAGGGTGATTGAtgagtatattttatattatatattttcaatataggactttcgacttcttctggagcaaaacaggatcaaatggacgaattttggagtaattctagttggaggacgttcgtgagtcacttagcttgatcgtatcaaaatttgggatttttccacaaagtggttattttctggcgataaaataaagaagcagtgcgtaatgctggaaaatgacgtttttgggcttaaattgcgtttttggagcccaagatgacctcggatgggttagtggccttctggaaaagtgttcagaatattccaaacattaaatccagctatattgggccagttttggagcagcttatgggtcaaaacgtggctgttcagattttaaacgaattttatcatttaatttagggttatgtttcctaaaTTTTAGGgggatttaaattaattttagtttcctagggtttgtgtgggagGCTTGGCAGATATATGGCTTGGCCGTCTACCATATTTCTTAAGGaatgctttattttatgcaactttggagacagagagaattactagggttttggagattttctacttgaaagtgttttcaatcattttcttaagaatattttctatgatttcaattatgaatatgcggaactaatttcttttgctagggcgaagtcttgagccttagcatgaatatgtgatttttatttaattgcttatgattgattgcatgcgtactttgaattgttaatcaccgggataaaatctatctaattgtcttaatgcctgatcaccattaagatctttagaaaagtaatttgatgcaattttggtcggaaggttccctgaaattgacgctggcttcttgtgattaataattgtaatttctcttaggatgaatatcacgtcttaaggattgcatggtttttcaaaggattttcataaagcataatgagtctttcatgttcagatttgatccgaacgtccagacgggttgcatgttagatatacgttctatgttggaggttccaagtagaatatgaattaggaaaatctaactttcaaagtggcatgtgtagattataagtaattggtaaaaattcataggattgctaggtgatggtggaactctagtgttttcttaattttattctcccaaaactgttttcttttctctctagttctaatattgcagattgtttattttaattcattaatttcgtttttattttaattaggttataaaatcaatcacttcaatttctactttacaataattaaatagaatctgattagttcgaattatttaataatccctgtggagacgaccttgcgaaatccgtttatactacaataatcttgtgattcttgcaagtaaaataggagatttaagccctttcacatgagtagtaaaaatccctatcaagaaaatgaagaaaaaggtGATGTACGCGAAattctatatatactaaaactcagttCAACAAGTTTACTGTTTTTAAGTACAGTAAAATGACTGAATTGCCTCTGTCTTTTGCATTCCTCTTCGTTGTGTTTTTCAGTCTCAACAGTAAAATGATTAATTTGGCCTTATTGGATACGTGTTGGCCATTTGTTATTCCATTCTTCAGCTGTCGTTGGCTCATTTTGACAGCAAGTACTGCCGACCGCTCCTCCACTGCTGCTGTGTTTaccctctctcttccttc
It encodes the following:
- the LOC103453108 gene encoding sugar transport protein 13-like, translating into MAGGFGGPTGGEDFEGKVTPIVVISCILAASGGLMFGYDIGISGGVTSMPDFLKEFFPVVYRKQQIPGLESNYCKYDNQGLQLFTSSLYLAALTATFFASYTTRVLGRRMTMLMAGFFFIAGTIFNAAAKNLIMLIIGRLLLGCGVGFANQAVPLFLSEIAPTRIRGALNLLFQLMVTIGILVAQLINYGTAKIKGGYGWRVSLGLAGIPSLLLTLGAIIVTDTPNSLIQRGKLEQGKKVLKRIRGIENVDPEFLEILEASRAAKEVKHPFRNLLNRKNRPQLVITIFLQFFQQFTGINSINFYAPVLFQTLGFKNDASLYSSVITGVIMVLGAIISIFFVDRAGRRVLLIEGGIQMFLSHVVIAIILGMKLKDQSNDLDHGLGILVVVVICSFVGSFGWSWGPLCWLVASEIFPLEARSAGQSVTVCVNMLFTFVIAQAFLSMLCHMKFAIFLFFAAWVFLMTVFVFFLLPETKGVPIEEMVEVVWREHWFWKRYVDDCEDNPKEKGHA
- the LOC139190814 gene encoding uncharacterized protein; protein product: MSPYQVVYGIKPLTIHMYMPCSTVVQSVDVAFQDKDKLICLLRTNLQLAQNRMRQVCDNKRTEREFNIGDWVYLKLHPYRQHSVAARTKINLASKFYGSFQVTQCIGFVTYRLLWPTDSKIHQVFHVSLLKRKLGNASPPLSVLPSINSTGVLQW